DNA from Phragmites australis chromosome 16, lpPhrAust1.1, whole genome shotgun sequence:
taatcaaacaaacaaaaaacctCTTAAAAACCCTAATCCTTTTCCAGTTTCTATCTCCTCTCTGTCACCGCCTCGCTGTGCAGATGCGCGAAGACGCCAACCATGGGCGCGGTGTTGTAGGTGCACGCCTCCGTCTGCACGTAGTTGTGTCGCCGGTCCCTGAATCGGTCGCGGTGGTCCGGCCCGCCGACGATGGCGCCGACGACCACGTTCGGGTTCGCCTTGGCGCGGCGGAACCAGTGGTCGTACCCCTGCACGCACCCGACGAAACGACAGTCGGCCCGGTGCGACACGATGGACGCGGCCCGGTGGTGCACCCGCCGCGGGAACCGCCGGCCGTGCCCGACCAGGTAGCTCACGCCGGCCGGGTTCGCGCCGAGGATGTAGTCAGCCTGCGCCCGCGCCAGTGCCAGGAGCTCGTCGGCGCGCGCCGGCCCGTCGGGGCACTGCAGAACCAGCGGCTCTGCTGCTCCGGAGCCGGGGGCGAGGTAGCGGGAGTAGACAGTGAGCAGGAAGGCGGCGTTGGTCACGTACTGCATGTTGTTCCACTCCCGGACGTAGAGCATGCCGCCAGCCGTGCGGTTCACGTTGCCGGCATCGCCGTTCTTGCCGAGGCACGCGCAGATATAGTGCTCCGCCTTGGACTTGTACTGCTCCAGCGTCGGGTGGTGCTCCGGCCGGTGCTTCCCTTCCCGTAGCAGCTGAAATACATGCATGACACGACACGTTAAAACTTGTTCAATTACGCAGAACGTGTGAGATTTTAACATATCTTTGTTTTCTCATGAAAAAAACTCTTGTCGATCGTGCATAGATAAATAAAGAGAAATACTACTACATATCGTGCATTGTCTAGCTAGCAAATAACTAGCAGATTCCTAGCTTGTCTGCCATTTCTCTTGAGCACTGACGAATCTTGTTCAAGTGTATCTGCTACCTACGTGCATGCGCGCATTCGAAGTAGCCAATGCGCCATGTCcgtcatttttatttttattttttgcggGGAGCGCCGGCCATGTCCGTCATTAACTAACTGAAATACGATCATTGTCTTCACGTTAAGCTGATGACCGAGATGTAGCAAGTAATGATGTCTCTGTGATCACCTTGGTGGCGAGGATCTGGAGGCCGGCATACTTGACGTCCCAGCTGAACTCGGTGATGGCCCAGCCGGTGCCGCCGAACTCGTCGGCCATGTCTACCGCGTAGTCGAGGTACTCCGCCCTCCCCGTCGCCCGGTGCAGCCACAGCGCCGCCCACAGCATCT
Protein-coding regions in this window:
- the LOC133895123 gene encoding endoglucanase 21-like, producing the protein MARGIKVLASLCAVLALVLLLLGGTTAATGDGAGFDYRRALHSSLLYFEAQRSGHLPYNQRVKWRGHSGLADGLQQGVDLVGGYYDAGDNVKFGLPMAFTVTMLSWSAIEFGAEIAAAGEWRHVLEAIKWGTDYFVKAHTAPDVLWAEVGDGDTDHYCWQRPEDMTTSRQAYKVDRDNPGSDLVGETAAAMAAASIVFRRSNPHYSHLLLHHAEQLFEFGDKYRGKYDSSVAEVSRYYASVSGYGDEMLWAALWLHRATGRAEYLDYAVDMADEFGGTGWAITEFSWDVKYAGLQILATKLLREGKHRPEHHPTLEQYKSKAEHYICACLGKNGDAGNVNRTAGGMLYVREWNNMQYVTNAAFLLTVYSRYLAPGSGAAEPLVLQCPDGPARADELLALARAQADYILGANPAGVSYLVGHGRRFPRRVHHRAASIVSHRADCRFVGCVQGYDHWFRRAKANPNVVVGAIVGGPDHRDRFRDRRHNYVQTEACTYNTAPMVGVFAHLHSEAVTERR